The following proteins come from a genomic window of Brachyspira hampsonii:
- a CDS encoding AI-2E family transporter, translating to MIGKNNFYSKDNNSLIHNKILIIGGEILLIAIVFSAFFYFCYLIREIINPIILFLILIAALIPFWKYIWAKTSIVLILALFTLWVIKEAGYLVAPFIWGIFIAYMFDPLITKMQKKIPRIVGVLLIYIPLLILAIIFFIFILPRTIEQIEVILKTLPQYVDKIYNSISDMLITLSGKLNRTIGKSFDINLEIDSQAINDFLFGNSGVITLMYKKIIDFRFQNINSITKIFSIIFSYFVILPFVTFYLMLDFQNIKGKMIKLIPMRWQNSVSDIIKNSNYIINGYVVGMTILAVSFFIITYILLSVTNTKYAFILALLRGILNYIPFIGPFAAFISALFIGIITEEIWWYGALKMCIIYGIIQVIDSGIMAPKILGKSVKIHPIAVMFSTIIGGVLFGLLGVLFAVPFCGIILIIIKNFFNKYYNSKFYTLTKRGE from the coding sequence ATGATTGGTAAAAATAATTTTTATTCTAAAGATAATAATTCTTTAATACATAATAAAATTTTGATTATTGGGGGAGAAATACTATTAATTGCAATAGTATTCTCAGCATTTTTTTATTTTTGTTATTTGATTAGGGAAATAATAAACCCTATTATATTATTTCTTATACTTATAGCAGCATTAATACCTTTTTGGAAATATATATGGGCAAAAACTTCAATAGTATTAATATTAGCACTATTTACATTATGGGTAATTAAAGAGGCTGGATATTTAGTAGCTCCATTTATTTGGGGTATATTCATTGCGTATATGTTTGATCCTTTAATAACAAAAATGCAAAAAAAAATTCCTAGAATAGTAGGCGTATTATTAATATACATACCATTGCTCATATTAGCTATAATATTTTTTATATTCATACTTCCTAGAACCATAGAACAGATTGAAGTGATATTAAAAACATTACCGCAGTATGTAGATAAAATATACAACTCTATATCAGATATGCTTATAACATTATCTGGAAAATTAAATAGGACTATAGGAAAAAGTTTTGATATAAATTTAGAAATAGATTCACAAGCTATAAATGACTTTTTATTCGGAAATAGCGGCGTAATAACTTTAATGTATAAAAAAATTATAGATTTTAGATTCCAGAATATAAACAGCATAACCAAAATATTCAGTATAATATTTTCATACTTTGTAATACTTCCATTTGTAACTTTTTATCTAATGCTGGATTTCCAAAATATCAAGGGAAAAATGATAAAACTAATTCCTATGAGATGGCAAAATTCTGTAAGTGATATAATAAAAAATTCAAATTATATAATAAATGGATATGTAGTTGGAATGACTATATTAGCTGTATCATTTTTCATAATAACTTATATACTTCTCTCAGTAACAAATACCAAATATGCCTTTATATTAGCTTTACTTAGAGGAATTCTAAATTATATACCATTTATAGGACCATTTGCCGCATTTATCTCAGCCCTATTTATAGGAATAATTACAGAAGAAATATGGTGGTATGGTGCTTTAAAAATGTGTATAATATACGGAATTATACAAGTAATAGATTCAGGAATAATGGCGCCTAAAATATTAGGAAAATCAGTAAAGATACACCCAATAGCTGTAATGTTCAGCACAATTATAGGAGGAGTTCTTTTTGGTTTATTAGGAGTATTATTTGCCGTTCCATTTTGCGGAATCATACTTATAATAATAAAAAACTTTTTTAATAAATACTATAACTCAAAATTTTATACTTTAACTAAAAGAGGCGAATAA
- a CDS encoding winged helix-turn-helix transcriptional regulator: MKKDSLKEKYMEDTGFSYTMSLISGKYKMIILYILSELKVVRYNELKRIISAISHKTLSLTLKELEKDDLVTRKEYPQIPPKVEYSLSKRGKSLIPILDAICVWGEKNRK, from the coding sequence ATGAAAAAAGATAGCTTAAAAGAAAAATATATGGAAGATACGGGTTTTTCCTATACTATGTCATTAATATCTGGTAAGTATAAGATGATAATATTATATATATTGTCAGAATTAAAAGTTGTAAGATATAATGAATTAAAAAGAATAATATCAGCAATATCGCATAAAACACTGAGTTTAACTTTAAAAGAATTAGAAAAAGATGATTTAGTAACTAGAAAGGAATATCCTCAAATACCGCCTAAAGTAGAGTATAGTCTGTCAAAAAGAGGAAAATCCTTAATACCAATACTAGATGCTATATGTGTTTGGGGAGAAAAAAACAGAAAATAA
- a CDS encoding TonB-dependent receptor plug domain-containing protein, with translation MKKYIIALFIFTNLLYSQTYLIRELKGGIWVTSQVEITNASQTNQTNQPSAPKVPIKANNRVITSEEIDRMGYKNAQEVLANQPGFVNKGTYMGNEVVDPAGANGDNIKIYVNGVLMNTAKGNADAGVDLRRIPSNLIESIEIIGNSIYITTKSPVQDILLISLGYGSYNTVRPSILFSRNIDEHQVFTFTADSYYSDANYYYDFINSSGDRIQGNFKDNRQFIVNSSANYKYTFDNKDYINVFANISYSSSAAQYEIPPINKTDSWFTFTTLTSSVSYNGFSDILDYTVTLSYLFDSFVDRPYYQNGKFISDYKSHAIALNTSLSRMDEFIPNTITMYNKLTPEYRYDILTEDTNSIETNFYYYPQRHSLSLKYEMQLSFGYWDNATPIFTLLPSIKYEYQNEVFTNQENKNYLAYNVGFNLNFYKGYGLYFGYMSDYTAPTFNDLYYGTFSNPQLLPESYNQLLTKLTLEPVTNLKIEASYAYTTYTNKIIWYGNTPINVDTATSHIVTPSISYDIPFAGYHKIKTKLGYSYQLAYMGKDKMPKIGLPEHVISALLGYDFIPKNKVLSSLSLNIYYTYSVPRPLTDYRPIRYSEAFHDFNISFYSIWFEHLIFFMHFKNIFNKTPILSTYSVAKPFTWEFEIGYNF, from the coding sequence ATGAAAAAGTATATCATAGCATTATTTATATTTACAAATTTATTATATTCTCAAACTTACCTAATAAGAGAACTTAAAGGCGGTATTTGGGTTACTTCTCAAGTAGAGATAACGAATGCATCTCAAACTAATCAGACAAATCAGCCTTCAGCTCCCAAAGTTCCAATAAAAGCAAATAATAGAGTAATAACTTCTGAAGAAATAGATAGAATGGGATATAAAAATGCTCAGGAAGTTTTAGCTAATCAGCCGGGATTTGTTAATAAAGGTACATATATGGGAAATGAAGTTGTTGACCCGGCAGGAGCCAATGGAGACAATATAAAAATATATGTTAATGGCGTACTTATGAATACTGCTAAAGGAAATGCTGATGCCGGTGTTGATTTAAGAAGAATACCTTCAAATTTGATAGAATCTATTGAAATAATAGGAAACTCCATATATATTACAACTAAAAGTCCTGTTCAGGATATACTTTTGATATCATTAGGTTATGGTTCTTATAATACTGTGAGACCGTCCATACTATTTTCCAGAAATATTGATGAACATCAGGTATTTACTTTCACAGCAGATTCATACTACAGCGATGCTAATTACTATTATGATTTTATTAACTCTTCAGGAGACAGAATACAAGGAAACTTCAAAGATAATAGGCAGTTTATAGTAAACTCATCAGCCAACTATAAATATACATTCGATAATAAAGATTATATAAATGTATTTGCTAATATATCATATTCTAGTTCTGCAGCACAATACGAAATTCCGCCTATAAATAAAACAGATTCTTGGTTTACTTTTACTACTCTTACATCTTCAGTATCATATAATGGATTTTCTGATATTTTAGATTATACTGTTACTTTATCATATTTATTTGATTCATTTGTAGACAGACCTTATTATCAGAATGGTAAATTTATATCAGATTATAAATCGCATGCTATAGCTTTAAATACTTCTTTATCAAGAATGGATGAATTTATACCAAATACTATTACAATGTATAATAAACTAACACCTGAATATAGATATGATATTTTAACAGAAGATACAAATTCCATAGAAACTAATTTCTATTATTATCCCCAAAGACATTCTCTTTCATTAAAATATGAAATGCAGTTATCTTTCGGATATTGGGATAATGCAACACCAATATTTACATTACTTCCAAGTATAAAATATGAATATCAAAATGAAGTATTCACAAATCAAGAAAATAAAAATTATTTAGCATATAATGTTGGATTTAATTTAAATTTTTATAAAGGCTACGGATTATATTTTGGTTATATGAGTGATTATACAGCACCCACATTTAATGATTTATATTACGGAACTTTTAGTAATCCTCAGCTGCTGCCTGAAAGCTATAATCAATTACTCACAAAATTAACATTAGAACCCGTTACCAATTTGAAAATAGAAGCATCTTATGCATATACAACATATACAAATAAAATAATTTGGTATGGTAATACCCCTATAAATGTTGATACAGCAACTTCTCATATAGTTACACCAAGCATAAGTTATGATATACCATTTGCAGGGTATCATAAGATAAAAACAAAATTAGGTTATTCTTATCAGCTTGCCTATATGGGTAAAGATAAAATGCCTAAAATAGGCTTGCCCGAACATGTTATAAGTGCCCTATTAGGCTATGACTTTATACCAAAAAATAAAGTATTAAGCTCATTATCATTGAATATTTACTATACCTACTCTGTTCCAAGACCTTTAACAGATTATAGACCTATAAGATATTCTGAAGCATTTCATGATTTTAATATATCGTTCTATTCTATATGGTTTGAGCACTTAATATTTTTTATGCATTTTAAAAATATTTTTAATAAAACTCCCATACTTTCTACATATTCTGTTGCTAAACCTTTTACTTGGGAATTTGAAATTGGATACAATTTTTAA
- a CDS encoding CASTOR/POLLUX-related putative ion channel: protein MIKDISNYIKYRIDRMLNKGLFYQLMLLVFAIIILLLIVSIFIIVFFQYPPKDAFWDSLMQFIDTGNISSVEGSTGIVLTFLMVTFIGVCGWGSLIAMINKALQDRINNLSKGNAFIMEKNHSIILGYGEEALTIVEEFIMAKVKTIIILSEHNVDIIRKRISFIKGSKKTNIIIREGSASRIENIKLLNIAKSSSISIINNDDTESLNILLALKKIVEEEELDKKINICVLVHEEDTIEIIKSIEEKNFVIHVIYKYEILYKLIAQSIIYTGLSNVYEDLFSNDGNVFYIETDHDCNDCKFEDAALKYLERGMILLGITKEDRSQLLIPNYDYILKKENRLVILSRNNNDDNIKEYPDIKPSIIKYKNNILLICEENRYDEIIKEISEYMENHNTSMISYNSIKSQKNKYKFMREKLKEENTTKIVLISEDNLTDVKSINILLIIRQIIRKENLNIAILSLLNSIQKRNLIYSDDVRDFIVSGKLIGMLMAQASISSNILYIFYGLLSKNGKDIIMSPYSDYFNESKSFKDVYLYLLRKKIIIIGVKRYNDVIINPNNDCMLDNKDEIIIITNYVLEEENEELIF, encoded by the coding sequence ATGATAAAAGATATATCTAATTATATAAAATATAGAATTGATAGAATGCTTAATAAAGGTCTTTTCTATCAATTAATGCTTTTAGTATTCGCAATAATAATTCTTCTTTTAATAGTGTCTATATTTATAATAGTATTTTTTCAGTATCCGCCTAAAGATGCATTTTGGGATAGTTTAATGCAGTTCATAGATACAGGAAATATATCATCGGTAGAAGGCAGCACAGGTATTGTATTAACTTTTCTTATGGTAACTTTTATTGGTGTATGCGGCTGGGGTTCTCTTATAGCAATGATTAATAAGGCTCTTCAGGATAGAATTAATAATTTAAGTAAAGGCAACGCTTTTATTATGGAAAAAAATCATTCTATTATATTAGGATATGGCGAAGAGGCTTTGACTATAGTAGAAGAGTTTATTATGGCTAAAGTAAAAACTATAATTATACTCTCAGAACATAATGTTGATATAATAAGAAAAAGAATATCCTTTATAAAAGGAAGTAAGAAAACTAATATAATAATAAGAGAAGGATCCGCTAGCAGAATAGAAAATATTAAACTTCTTAATATAGCAAAATCTTCAAGCATATCAATAATAAACAATGATGATACAGAGTCATTAAATATACTTCTAGCTTTAAAAAAGATAGTGGAAGAAGAAGAACTTGATAAAAAAATCAATATATGCGTATTAGTTCATGAAGAAGATACTATTGAAATAATAAAATCTATTGAAGAAAAAAACTTTGTTATACATGTAATTTACAAATATGAGATATTATACAAACTTATAGCTCAAAGCATTATTTATACAGGACTTAGTAATGTTTATGAAGATTTATTTTCAAATGACGGCAATGTATTTTATATAGAAACAGATCATGACTGTAATGACTGCAAATTTGAAGATGCCGCGTTAAAATATCTTGAAAGAGGTATGATACTTTTAGGTATAACAAAAGAAGATAGAAGTCAGTTATTAATACCTAATTATGATTATATATTAAAAAAAGAAAACAGACTTGTAATACTTTCAAGAAATAATAATGATGATAATATAAAAGAATATCCTGATATAAAACCAAGCATAATAAAATACAAAAATAATATTTTATTAATATGCGAAGAGAACAGATATGATGAAATAATAAAAGAGATTTCTGAATATATGGAAAATCATAATACAAGTATGATTAGTTACAATTCAATAAAATCTCAAAAAAATAAATATAAGTTTATGCGTGAAAAACTAAAAGAAGAAAATACTACAAAAATAGTTTTAATATCAGAAGATAATCTTACTGATGTAAAAAGCATTAATATACTTTTAATCATAAGACAGATTATAAGAAAAGAGAATCTAAATATAGCAATACTTTCTTTATTAAACTCAATACAAAAAAGGAATTTAATATATTCTGATGATGTAAGAGATTTTATAGTAAGCGGTAAATTAATAGGCATGCTTATGGCACAGGCTTCTATAAGTTCAAATATACTGTACATTTTCTATGGGCTTTTAAGTAAAAATGGAAAAGATATAATAATGTCGCCCTACTCCGATTATTTTAATGAATCAAAAAGTTTTAAAGATGTTTATTTATATTTACTTAGAAAAAAAATTATTATCATCGGAGTGAAAAGATACAATGATGTTATTATAAATCCGAATAATGACTGCATGTTAGATAATAAAGATGAAATAATCATTATTACAAACTATGTACTTGAAGAAGAAAATGAAGAGCTAATTTTTTAA
- a CDS encoding ankyrin repeat domain-containing protein has protein sequence MKKTILILIIISISFISFNRLYPLSQDEETFLDAAIFGDEDVIEKIIAKNININVQDDVGNTALILACMEGHIKVVELLIKANADKSIVNKHGNDALFYAKQKNYTDIIKLIEQNI, from the coding sequence ATGAAAAAAACTATACTTATATTAATAATTATATCTATATCTTTTATCTCTTTTAATAGGCTTTATCCTCTTAGTCAAGATGAAGAAACTTTTTTGGATGCAGCAATATTTGGTGATGAAGATGTTATAGAAAAAATTATTGCTAAAAATATTAATATTAATGTACAAGATGATGTAGGCAATACTGCTCTTATATTGGCATGTATGGAAGGACATATTAAAGTTGTAGAATTATTAATTAAAGCAAATGCTGATAAATCCATAGTTAATAAACATGGTAATGATGCTTTATTCTATGCCAAGCAAAAAAATTATACTGATATAATTAAGTTAATTGAGCAAAATATTTAG
- a CDS encoding SRPBCC family protein — MLVYLIPIFIILPLILMALMIFLPTLIGKNIPPSFSKEKTQVFNIKREELYNLLINYENYPAWLKYISIVRVEKLDNDKLKIMQTYSNRRTYQELIEVRRIENSEISIVKMENEFTALWTYILEDAENGRTRLTIKETMYVYHPYLRFMLKYVLIDENGKNDFFRRVRSFINKRNRNN, encoded by the coding sequence ATGTTAGTTTACTTAATACCAATATTTATAATACTTCCATTAATATTAATGGCACTAATGATATTTCTTCCAACATTAATCGGAAAGAATATCCCCCCTTCTTTCTCAAAAGAAAAAACTCAAGTATTTAATATTAAAAGAGAGGAACTATATAATTTGCTTATAAACTATGAAAACTACCCTGCTTGGTTAAAATATATATCTATAGTTCGTGTAGAAAAACTAGATAATGATAAATTAAAAATAATGCAGACTTATTCAAATAGAAGAACATATCAGGAGTTAATAGAAGTAAGAAGAATAGAAAACAGCGAAATATCAATCGTTAAAATGGAAAATGAATTTACAGCTCTATGGACATATATATTAGAAGATGCTGAAAATGGCAGAACAAGACTAACAATAAAAGAGACAATGTATGTATATCATCCATATTTAAGATTTATGCTGAAATATGTACTTATAGATGAAAATGGTAAAAATGATTTCTTTAGAAGAGTAAGAAGTTTTATTAATAAAAGAAATAGGAATAATTAA
- a CDS encoding 1-propanol dehydrogenase PduQ → MEFILNTKIISGHNALLELDLSKSKRVSIFTDNNMLKIGACDTTIELIKKNNIDYEIFSDIEPDPSFEIVIKCLSKILTFESDTIIAIGGGSVIDTAKSVIYFALEINKRMSSGLKKPFFIAVPTTSGTGSEVTSYAVITDNKTHTKVPLVSNEMFPDIALLDSQFTLTVPPRITAETGMDVMTHAFESYVSINSSAFTMPYSEYAIIGVFNNISKAVHNGKDANARIAMHELSCTAGIAFNNAGLGLIHAMAHALGGRFSQPHGRANAILMPYVIEYNAEHCSKSASKYAKIIRLLNVKNIDDDITASKILKSLILELNKAIGINQKITDYGVDKTEFENAIDEMASHAVKDVCILTNPVKPSLEDIKNLYRNLI, encoded by the coding sequence ATGGAATTCATATTAAATACCAAAATAATATCTGGGCATAATGCTCTATTAGAATTGGATCTTTCAAAATCTAAAAGAGTTTCTATTTTTACGGATAATAATATGCTCAAAATCGGTGCCTGCGATACAACAATAGAATTAATAAAAAAAAATAATATTGATTATGAAATTTTTTCAGATATAGAACCGGATCCTAGTTTTGAAATAGTTATAAAATGTTTAAGTAAGATTTTAACATTTGAGTCTGATACCATAATAGCTATAGGCGGAGGATCTGTAATAGATACTGCTAAATCAGTAATATATTTTGCTTTAGAAATAAATAAAAGAATGTCAAGCGGTTTGAAAAAGCCTTTTTTCATAGCTGTTCCTACTACAAGCGGTACAGGTTCTGAAGTTACTTCTTATGCAGTAATAACTGATAATAAAACACATACTAAAGTACCTCTAGTTTCAAATGAAATGTTTCCTGATATAGCATTATTAGATTCTCAATTTACTTTAACTGTTCCTCCTAGAATAACAGCTGAAACCGGAATGGATGTTATGACTCATGCTTTTGAATCTTATGTATCTATCAATTCAAGTGCATTTACTATGCCTTATAGTGAGTATGCTATAATAGGAGTTTTTAATAATATTTCAAAAGCTGTTCATAATGGAAAGGATGCTAATGCTAGAATAGCTATGCATGAATTATCATGTACTGCCGGCATAGCTTTTAATAATGCTGGTTTAGGTTTAATACATGCTATGGCACATGCACTTGGAGGAAGATTCAGTCAGCCTCATGGAAGAGCGAATGCAATATTAATGCCTTATGTCATAGAATATAATGCTGAGCATTGCAGTAAATCTGCTTCTAAATATGCTAAGATTATAAGACTTTTAAATGTTAAAAATATAGATGATGATATTACTGCAAGTAAAATATTAAAATCCCTAATTTTAGAATTAAATAAAGCAATAGGAATAAATCAGAAAATAACTGACTATGGTGTTGATAAAACAGAATTTGAAAATGCAATAGATGAAATGGCTTCACATGCCGTTAAAGATGTATGTATATTAACTAATCCTGTTAAGCCTAGTTTGGAAGACATCAAAAATCTATATAGAAATCTTATTTAA